Proteins encoded in a region of the Candidatus Hydrogenedentota bacterium genome:
- the nusG gene encoding transcription termination/antitermination factor NusG, with protein MKRRWYALHAYSGQEGNVMKNLLAHAEQAGIRDLIGQVLVPVEEVAEIRSGEKKVSRRKSYPGYVFVQLPVHPEKNAELWHMIKEVPGVSGFIGSRTAPVPMEDAEIQAILEEQRGERERPKPKVKFEQGERVKIIDGPFSNFLGNIDEINHESGRLKVMVEIFERLTSVEVEFWQVEKI; from the coding sequence ATCAAGCGCCGTTGGTATGCGCTGCACGCGTATTCGGGCCAGGAAGGCAATGTCATGAAGAACCTGCTCGCACACGCGGAGCAGGCGGGCATTCGCGACTTGATTGGTCAAGTACTCGTGCCGGTCGAAGAAGTCGCCGAGATTCGCTCCGGCGAGAAAAAAGTCTCGCGCCGCAAATCGTACCCGGGTTATGTGTTCGTGCAATTGCCGGTGCACCCGGAAAAGAACGCCGAACTGTGGCACATGATCAAGGAAGTGCCAGGCGTGAGCGGGTTCATCGGGTCGCGCACGGCCCCGGTGCCGATGGAGGACGCGGAGATTCAGGCGATTCTCGAAGAGCAGCGCGGCGAGCGCGAACGTCCGAAGCCGAAAGTGAAATTCGAACAGGGCGAGCGCGTGAAGATTATCGACGGGCCGTTCTCGAATTTCCTCGGCAATATCGATGAGATCAACCACGAGAGCGGACGGTTGAAAGTGATGGTCGAAATCTTCGAGCGCCTTACGAGCGTCGAAGTCGAATTCTGGCAGGTGGAAAAAATCTAA
- the secE gene encoding preprotein translocase subunit SecE encodes MATKQVTAPTSGTPKQAPTSPTQAKPGLIATVREFFEDVVSEMKKVSWPTQAELKSLTQLVLWSLLISGIVLGIYDFIFNNLMALILKLG; translated from the coding sequence ATGGCAACGAAGCAAGTGACTGCGCCGACCAGCGGTACGCCGAAACAGGCCCCTACATCGCCGACCCAGGCGAAACCGGGTCTCATTGCGACAGTCCGCGAGTTTTTCGAAGACGTGGTCAGCGAGATGAAAAAGGTTTCGTGGCCTACGCAGGCCGAACTGAAGAGCCTGACACAGTTGGTCCTGTGGTCGCTGCTGATTTCGGGCATCGTTTTGGGAATTTACGACTTCATTTTCAACAATCTCATGGCGCTGATTCTGAAGCTGGGCTAG